The following is a genomic window from Neodiprion pinetum isolate iyNeoPine1 chromosome 3, iyNeoPine1.2, whole genome shotgun sequence.
GTTCTCTCTGCCAATTTGTGTGCTGATGTAATCTCCGACGtcaataacttttttcaaatcgacACCAGACTCAAGACCTTGCCCATTGAGAAAGTACAGTAAATCTTCCGTCGCAACATTCCCAGAAGCTCCAGCGGCATACGGACAGCCTCCGAGACCAGCAACAGATGAATCAAAGATCCTGATGCCAAAATCCAGGCTTGAATAAATGTTTGTTAGTGCCTGTCCGAAAGTATCGTGACAATGAAGTGCAAACTCCGAGAAGGTTCCAGATGGAGATAAAGTTTTTAACTCGTTAAGAACTGCTCTTATCTTTTTGGGCGTTCCAACGCCAATGGTATCACCCAATGATACCTCATAGCATCCAAGTTCAAGCATGGATGCAGCCAAGCTTGCTACAACCGAGGGCTTAACGTCGCCTTCATATGGACATCCGACGATGCAAGATATGTAGGCTCTGACTCTGATATTGCGCTGTGCAGCCTGTT
Proteins encoded in this region:
- the Hmgcl gene encoding hydroxymethylglutaryl-CoA lyase, mitochondrial isoform X3, with translation MLNLSWRKIVRHFSNYVRIVEVGPRDGLQNESVIVPTSTKISFINKLSETGLKTIEATSFVSPQWLPQMGDNKEVFEGINIKPGISYPVLVPNLQGLHQALDVGVQEVAIFGAASEAFSRKNINCSIAKSIERFSLITEQAAQRNIRVRAYISCIVGCPYEGDVKPSVVASLAASMLELGCYEVSLGDTIGVGTPKKIRAVLNELKTLSPSGTFSEFALHCHDTFGQALTNIYSSLDFGIRIFDSSVAGLGGCPYAAGASGNVATEDLLYFLNGQGLESGVDLKKVIDVGDYISTQIGRENKSKVGTAILRKEKHTRVKN